From a single Brassica oleracea var. oleracea cultivar TO1000 chromosome C5, BOL, whole genome shotgun sequence genomic region:
- the LOC106293736 gene encoding uncharacterized protein LOC106293736 gives MDFVPCCNSLQKHKKMASQRAAVFPPPLISFVIIFIILESTTTADARELRPADHGLEYYYEPSESSSEMTSFFGPPSWNELNSTPSPSGSILPSAVKSPVVTSAPKDRGDDGHVMNHVLVVGSFVCGVTGVALMVASALIYFRPKLQDSSVTCDQIHNDTK, from the coding sequence ATGGACTTTGTACCTTGCTGCAACTCTCTCCAAAAGCACAAAAAAATGGCTTCACAAAGAGCCGCTGTGTTTCCACCACCGCTAATCTCATTCGTGATCATATTCATTATCTTAGAATCAACGACGACGGCTGATGCTAGAGAATTACGACCGGCGGATCACGGACTAGAGTACTACTACGAGCCAAGCGAATCATCATCGGAAATGACGTCCTTCTTCGGACCCCCTTCTTGGAACGAGCTGAATTCGACACCGTCGCCGTCTGGCTCGATATTGCCTAGTGCGGTGAAATCTCCAGTAGTGACGTCGGCACCAAAAGACCGGGGGGATGATGGTCACGTGATGAATCACGTGCTGGTTGTGGGGAGCTTCGTGTGTGGAGTCACCGGCGTGGCTTTGATGGTCGCTTCGGCTCTCATTTATTTTCGTCCAAAATTACAAGATTCGTCTGTTACTTGTGATCAGATTCATAATGATACCAAGTAG